In the genome of Carnobacterium pleistocenium FTR1, one region contains:
- a CDS encoding tRNA (adenine(22)-N(1))-methyltransferase, which translates to MDESQLSLRLSRAASYVEPGDRLADIGSDHAYLPCALASEEKVAFAIAGEVVEGPFQAAQSQVKRLGLTKKISVRLGNGLEVIAPEDEITAITICGMGGLLITAILDSGLEKGHLTGKERLILQPNIGERTLREWLVAHSYTVTAEELIEENDKIYELMVAVKDPAKKPTATATQLTFGFHLKDENSAIFKKKWQKELEKNQRILASLSKSSTAQTAKSEKFQAEIQEIEGVLK; encoded by the coding sequence ATGGATGAAAGTCAATTATCGCTCCGTTTAAGCAGAGCTGCGTCTTATGTTGAACCGGGTGATCGTTTAGCAGATATCGGTTCTGACCACGCTTATTTGCCTTGCGCTTTAGCAAGTGAGGAAAAAGTTGCTTTTGCAATAGCGGGAGAAGTTGTTGAGGGTCCATTTCAAGCGGCACAGAGCCAAGTGAAGCGCTTAGGGTTAACAAAAAAAATTAGTGTTCGTTTAGGCAATGGCTTAGAAGTGATTGCTCCAGAAGATGAAATAACGGCTATTACAATATGTGGCATGGGCGGTTTATTGATTACGGCTATTTTAGATAGTGGGCTTGAAAAAGGCCATCTAACTGGCAAAGAGCGGTTGATTCTGCAGCCGAACATAGGCGAAAGGACCTTGCGCGAATGGTTAGTCGCTCATAGTTACACCGTTACGGCTGAAGAACTGATTGAAGAAAATGACAAAATCTATGAATTGATGGTCGCGGTGAAAGATCCGGCAAAGAAACCAACAGCCACCGCAACTCAATTAACATTTGGTTTTCATTTGAAAGATGAAAACTCTGCTATTTTTAAAAAGAAGTGGCAAAAAGAACTTGAAAAAAATCAACGCATTCTTGCTAGTTTATCAAAATCAAGTACAGCTCAAACAGCTAAAAGTGAAAAATTCCAAGCAGAAATCCAAGAAATAGAAGGGGTGCTGAAATGA
- the rpoD gene encoding RNA polymerase sigma factor RpoD — translation MADKKTLTTKKAYDNEVKSFIKEYKAIGTVHYDELTNRIATPFTLNAEKMDALIQTVEDAGVGVVGDDGGPTARQLKIKEMKAEKDAEKPEDLTAPPGVKINDPVRMYLKEIGRVNLLTAAEEVELAIKIEEGDQEARQRLAEANLRLVVSIAKRYVGRGMQFLDLIQEGNMGLMKAVEKFDYKKGFKFSTYATWWIRQAITRAIADQARTIRIPVHMVETINKLIRIQRQLLQDLGREPTPEEIGAEMDLPTEKVREILKIAQEPVSLETPIGEEDDSHLGDFIEDHDATSPAENAAYELLKEQLEDVLDTLTDREENVLRLRFGLDDGRNRTLEDVGKVFGVTRERIRQIEAKALRKLRHPSRSKQLKDFLE, via the coding sequence ATGGCTGATAAAAAAACACTAACAACAAAAAAAGCGTACGATAATGAAGTCAAGAGTTTTATTAAAGAGTATAAAGCAATAGGAACGGTTCATTACGATGAGCTAACAAATAGAATCGCAACACCATTTACTTTAAATGCTGAAAAAATGGATGCTTTGATCCAAACAGTTGAAGATGCAGGTGTTGGAGTAGTTGGAGACGATGGTGGTCCAACAGCGCGTCAACTAAAAATCAAAGAAATGAAAGCCGAAAAAGATGCAGAAAAACCAGAAGACTTAACTGCTCCTCCCGGTGTAAAAATCAATGATCCCGTTAGAATGTATCTAAAAGAAATCGGACGTGTGAATTTATTAACGGCAGCTGAAGAAGTTGAATTAGCTATAAAAATCGAAGAAGGCGATCAAGAAGCACGTCAACGTCTTGCAGAAGCCAACTTACGATTAGTGGTGAGTATTGCCAAACGCTATGTTGGACGTGGAATGCAGTTTTTAGATTTGATCCAAGAAGGAAATATGGGATTGATGAAGGCTGTTGAAAAATTTGATTATAAAAAAGGGTTTAAATTTTCAACGTACGCTACTTGGTGGATTCGTCAAGCCATTACACGTGCGATTGCCGATCAAGCTCGTACGATTCGTATCCCAGTGCACATGGTTGAAACAATCAATAAATTGATTCGTATCCAACGTCAGTTATTGCAAGATCTAGGACGCGAACCAACACCGGAAGAAATTGGAGCAGAAATGGATCTACCAACTGAAAAAGTTCGTGAGATTTTAAAAATTGCTCAAGAACCGGTTTCCCTCGAAACGCCGATTGGTGAAGAAGATGATTCTCATTTAGGAGACTTTATTGAAGATCATGACGCAACGAGTCCAGCAGAAAATGCGGCTTATGAATTACTGAAAGAACAATTAGAGGATGTACTAGACACATTGACAGACCGTGAAGAAAATGTATTGCGTTTACGTTTTGGTCTTGATGATGGGCGTAACCGTACGCTTGAAGATGTTGGCAAAGTATTTGGTGTTACACGCGAACGTATCCGTCAAATTGAAGCGAAAGCACTTCGCAAATTGCGTCACCCAAGTCGTTCAAAACAATTAAAAGACTTTTTAGAATAA